The following are encoded in a window of Legionella geestiana genomic DNA:
- a CDS encoding PAS domain-containing sensor histidine kinase codes for MATGDAPAYPPTPDFTGMTAEMNKLRDSGTDGNHLHAAPQYPVLEFLLNQRSDVLFVVNHALCIDFFNPHAESLFQVSASQVTGMPFVQFCKAHHLPDFLTPLYARMQNDAVIHDIPLTVHGKSTAWTIYQLPGTQTPSWLLSTNVQTSTTPQDERIHLETLIENMPCNVYWMDVDCRMLGCNRNVLSMLNMSFEDFRGKTYEELAVICNWPEGLAEKLKNDDLKVLQTGLPMFGVEDPPIPHADNHTLNLLTSRVPLRNQNGELAGVAGISVDISELKRAREMAEAANQSKAEFIANMSHDLRTPLSGVVGMSKILEEQLQKHENRQYARWINESGEQLLALLNTIMEVVSAQHVNENDLRLSMIDIRQLVHGIASLELPSIRLKHLDLQIDIDKNVPQCIITDATKLHRILLNLCGNAIKFTDNGYVALSVQLIERREKEAVLEFAIEDSGIGIAADIQEKVFDRFFRARESFRGSQPGHGVGLHIVRTYVELLGSSIQLYSEPGTGSRFSFILTVEVRQDMEQAQHTLPEGVSPMVMEPVWTPASAHEAPHILLIEDNLIALRLVETLTRQAGCRHTSVLDAESALNLLAHESFDLILTDIGLPGMSGIELTARIREAERASKAPSVPIIALSAHVDAHSEADCLHAGINAILQKPARLPALKAMIRQFIPSADFSEQEPAIPAPDFGLDAFPLFDAIEAMDMAGGEGALRELLPLMLEQSLPDDEKALREASERQDWVQIRAHAHRLKSTALYCGARRLAEACLRTEQLAANPPKDASLLDTRLFQVLQDTQARIREWLVE; via the coding sequence ATGGCAACTGGTGATGCACCTGCATATCCGCCGACCCCTGATTTTACCGGAATGACTGCAGAAATGAACAAGCTTCGCGATTCAGGCACTGATGGTAACCATTTGCATGCCGCACCTCAATATCCCGTCCTCGAATTTTTGCTTAATCAGCGCAGCGATGTCCTTTTTGTGGTAAATCACGCGCTCTGCATCGATTTTTTTAACCCGCATGCAGAATCGCTGTTTCAAGTTTCAGCCTCACAGGTTACCGGTATGCCCTTCGTGCAATTTTGCAAAGCGCACCACCTGCCGGATTTTCTGACGCCCCTTTATGCGCGCATGCAGAATGATGCGGTCATTCACGATATTCCGCTGACGGTTCACGGCAAGTCCACCGCGTGGACCATTTATCAGCTGCCAGGCACGCAGACCCCCTCATGGCTGCTCAGCACAAACGTTCAGACCAGCACTACCCCACAGGATGAGCGGATTCACCTTGAAACCCTCATCGAAAACATGCCCTGCAACGTTTACTGGATGGATGTCGACTGCCGGATGCTTGGCTGTAACCGCAACGTTCTCAGCATGCTTAACATGAGCTTTGAAGATTTTCGCGGCAAAACCTATGAAGAACTTGCCGTCATCTGCAACTGGCCCGAAGGGCTTGCCGAGAAACTCAAAAATGACGACCTGAAAGTATTACAAACGGGGCTGCCCATGTTTGGCGTGGAAGACCCTCCTATCCCGCATGCTGATAACCATACGCTAAACCTTCTGACGAGCCGGGTGCCCCTTCGTAACCAGAATGGCGAGCTTGCGGGGGTCGCCGGTATTTCGGTCGATATTTCCGAGCTGAAGCGCGCACGCGAAATGGCAGAAGCCGCCAACCAGTCCAAGGCAGAGTTCATCGCCAACATGAGCCACGATTTACGCACGCCCTTAAGCGGCGTAGTCGGCATGTCAAAAATTCTTGAAGAACAGCTGCAAAAGCACGAAAACCGGCAATATGCGCGCTGGATTAATGAAAGCGGTGAGCAGCTGCTGGCCCTTCTCAACACCATCATGGAGGTTGTCTCAGCGCAGCATGTCAACGAGAATGACCTGCGCCTCAGCATGATTGACATCCGCCAGCTCGTGCACGGAATTGCGAGCCTCGAATTGCCATCGATTCGTTTAAAGCACCTTGATTTACAGATTGATATCGACAAGAATGTTCCCCAGTGTATTATTACGGACGCCACAAAGCTGCACCGCATTCTGCTCAATTTGTGCGGGAATGCCATTAAGTTTACAGACAATGGCTATGTCGCGCTCAGCGTTCAGCTCATTGAGCGCCGTGAAAAAGAAGCCGTGCTTGAGTTTGCGATAGAAGACTCCGGCATTGGCATTGCAGCCGACATTCAGGAAAAGGTGTTTGACCGCTTTTTCCGTGCCCGGGAATCGTTTCGCGGCAGCCAGCCAGGACACGGCGTGGGTCTGCACATTGTACGTACATATGTGGAGCTGCTGGGAAGCAGTATTCAGTTATACAGTGAGCCAGGAACCGGCTCGCGCTTTTCGTTTATATTGACAGTGGAGGTCAGGCAGGACATGGAACAGGCACAGCATACTCTGCCGGAAGGGGTATCCCCCATGGTAATGGAGCCGGTCTGGACACCGGCAAGCGCCCATGAGGCCCCTCATATTCTCCTTATTGAGGATAACCTTATTGCTCTGCGCCTTGTAGAAACCCTCACGCGTCAGGCAGGCTGTCGCCACACCTCGGTGCTGGATGCAGAAAGTGCGCTCAATCTGCTCGCGCACGAGTCTTTCGACCTGATTCTCACTGACATTGGCCTGCCGGGAATGTCTGGCATCGAATTAACGGCACGCATTCGCGAAGCCGAACGCGCGAGCAAGGCACCGTCGGTTCCCATCATCGCCCTTTCCGCGCATGTGGACGCGCATTCAGAAGCCGATTGCCTCCATGCCGGTATCAATGCCATTTTACAAAAACCGGCGCGTCTGCCGGCACTGAAGGCCATGATTCGCCAGTTTATTCCGTCAGCCGATTTCAGCGAGCAGGAACCGGCCATACCGGCCCCGGACTTTGGGCTGGATGCCTTTCCTCTTTTTGATGCGATTGAAGCCATGGACATGGCCGGTGGCGAGGGCGCACTTCGCGAGTTGCTGCCCCTGATGCTTGAGCAGTCGCTGCCAGATGATGAAAAAGCGCTGCGTGAAGCGAGTGAGCGCCAGGACTGGGTGCAGATTCGGGCGCACGCGCACCGCTTAAAATCGACCGCGCTCTATTGCGGCGCACGCCGTCTGGCCGAAGCCTGCCTGCGTACGGAACAACTCGCGGCCAATCCGCCCAAAGACGCAAGCCTTCTCGATACACGGCTTTTTCAGGTGTTGCAGGATACACAGGCGCGTATTCGTGAATGGCTGGTGGAGTGA
- a CDS encoding amino acid adenylation domain-containing protein, which yields MRLSCCLTGEDSLLIQCANRLLAGGHCIVMVVSSCRKVHAFARDHGIPCTTILEDVEKNSIPALDYIFSIVNSRILPPSILALPRFGVINYHDSLLPKFAGLNATSWAILEGETVHGVTWHKACDRVDGGDILCQQRFTIPENATAVMLNLLCYEAAIRSFETLLSMLEKGEAHPHPQNLQERTWYGRRTPLPNLGFIDWRRQSAVQISRLFRALQFGHYPNTVGTLRLGIGKTCYSVTEFTILPETPANKVLPGTLLGHDRKGLRVRLKDAEVDIGGFFAMDGTPVSADTLLVRHGLAAGVRLPSPSASMLAAIALTFPMIARHEPWWVARLQESSTHGMFTKASVVETPQTLVLPLRNFSAHLPQDEPSARMFSAAVLLYLFRLNNHEKTTVHIALPFSEEREASGDFFARHLPLVVAPDASLTLEGMLEYTDSLLKSLQAHQTFCQDVAVRYPLLAKACTEPLLLLDCEGQAVTPESALLHFSLDKKAREIRVTHRLNLQATQGIFQEFLHHLPFHLANLFDGFAHNPHALAADFCFLSALEQNLLLEQWGRGAVRKQDSLSLFARFEAVARRSPKRTALCQGACSMTYEELLTASFKVAQTLENAGVTPGSGVGIYLGRSPAFLAVLFGILRAGCWYVPLETKFPLPKTASLMKAARLKYLFTSEALSQKLASLSEDTLPDTVFLVDEGWADIPQMPVPAFVDAVSPDTLAAVVFTSGTSGVPKGVMVTIGNILNYCDWFLNSTAFDEDGIIDFSSSIAFDLSVPCSIAPLLAGGTIALCDESVKANPRRYLQHLHAHQVTHVEATPGYLELMLEYPEDIKKLDSLRCLLLGADIVRANDVRKWLALCPEHQVFNEYGPTEATVSVTAYRVEAASLAVDAQVPIGRPGHNSICLVLDRHQNLCPVGMKGELCIGGAQVTRGYLFREDLTRARFLEPSRFPGAGRVYRTGDVASWLPCGSLQFAGREDHQIKLHGFRIELSEVETALLSMPHIRQAVAWVEEATGERHLAACLVTDGKVLTTDAVRAFLSAHLPLYMVPSEIFFVDAIPLQENEKIDLRTIRQIGERRRAVVPSLPGKKTLQDELWAIWQSLFNGAVLSRDMDFFALGGDSLSAVRLIAEVRTRFGIAPGLTSLFEHSTFERFARHVYALCAEAKKGRASLCHEGSPLVNLSPRTGALPLFLVHPAGGTVFVYKPLAMRLAGCCGVIGIQDQSHHGKDLVFLSMEDMASYYVEALCKVHTGREVLLGGASFGATVAFEMARQLEALGRKVMFLGLFDGWVRYPDAIMTASTHELLEVRANRHIEMADSERTQLLAREARRRQLLLDYAPEPAAFGATLFKAESIWPEFLPVDSADNGWGALFGERLTLQRVAGDHLTMLELPHVASLADKIRNQLAHLTECSL from the coding sequence ATGCGTTTGTCATGTTGTCTGACAGGAGAAGACAGCCTGTTAATCCAGTGCGCAAACCGGCTTCTGGCCGGCGGGCACTGCATCGTCATGGTGGTTTCCTCATGCAGAAAGGTGCATGCGTTCGCACGCGACCATGGCATTCCGTGCACGACTATTCTAGAGGATGTCGAAAAGAATTCCATCCCTGCTCTCGATTATATTTTCAGTATCGTGAACAGCCGTATTCTGCCGCCCTCGATACTCGCACTGCCGCGTTTTGGCGTTATCAATTATCATGACTCGCTGCTCCCAAAATTCGCGGGACTCAATGCCACGAGCTGGGCGATTCTGGAGGGGGAAACGGTTCACGGCGTGACATGGCACAAGGCCTGCGATCGCGTGGATGGCGGCGATATTCTTTGCCAGCAGCGCTTCACCATTCCTGAAAACGCGACTGCGGTCATGCTGAATCTCTTGTGTTATGAGGCGGCCATACGTTCTTTTGAAACCCTCTTGAGCATGCTCGAAAAGGGCGAGGCGCATCCCCACCCGCAGAACCTTCAAGAGCGTACATGGTACGGTCGGCGCACACCCCTGCCTAATCTGGGGTTTATCGACTGGAGGCGCCAGAGTGCGGTGCAGATTTCGCGGCTTTTTCGTGCGCTGCAGTTTGGGCACTATCCTAACACTGTGGGTACCCTGCGTCTTGGCATCGGTAAAACCTGCTACAGCGTCACTGAATTCACAATATTGCCGGAAACTCCCGCGAATAAGGTTCTGCCCGGCACGCTGCTGGGCCATGACCGCAAGGGGCTGCGCGTACGCCTGAAAGACGCAGAAGTTGATATTGGTGGTTTTTTTGCCATGGACGGAACGCCGGTTTCCGCAGATACGCTGCTCGTGCGTCATGGACTCGCCGCAGGTGTGCGTCTGCCATCGCCCTCTGCCTCCATGCTTGCGGCCATTGCGCTGACGTTTCCGATGATTGCGCGCCATGAACCCTGGTGGGTGGCACGCCTGCAGGAGAGCAGCACGCATGGCATGTTTACCAAAGCGTCCGTGGTTGAGACGCCTCAGACCCTCGTCCTGCCGCTTCGAAATTTTTCTGCGCATCTGCCGCAGGATGAGCCATCGGCACGGATGTTCAGCGCGGCGGTACTGCTTTATCTGTTTCGTTTAAACAATCATGAAAAAACCACGGTGCACATTGCGCTCCCTTTCTCTGAGGAAAGGGAGGCTTCGGGTGATTTTTTCGCGAGGCACCTGCCTCTGGTCGTTGCGCCTGACGCATCGCTGACACTTGAGGGCATGCTTGAATATACCGACAGCCTGCTGAAGTCGCTGCAGGCGCATCAAACCTTCTGCCAGGATGTGGCAGTCCGTTATCCACTGCTCGCAAAGGCCTGTACAGAGCCGCTGTTGCTGCTGGACTGTGAGGGACAGGCAGTGACACCGGAAAGCGCGCTGCTGCACTTTTCGCTTGATAAAAAGGCGCGCGAAATCCGGGTAACGCATCGGCTTAATCTGCAGGCAACGCAGGGCATTTTTCAAGAGTTTCTTCACCATCTGCCGTTTCATCTGGCAAACCTTTTTGACGGATTCGCCCATAACCCGCATGCGCTTGCGGCTGACTTTTGTTTTCTCTCAGCACTTGAGCAGAATCTGCTGCTTGAGCAGTGGGGGCGGGGTGCTGTCCGCAAGCAAGACTCGCTCTCACTTTTTGCGCGTTTTGAAGCTGTGGCGCGCCGAAGTCCAAAGCGTACTGCCCTGTGTCAGGGAGCGTGCTCGATGACTTATGAGGAACTTCTGACAGCCTCGTTTAAGGTCGCACAAACGCTTGAAAATGCCGGCGTGACACCGGGGAGCGGGGTCGGCATCTACCTTGGGCGCAGCCCGGCTTTTCTTGCAGTACTTTTTGGAATTTTGCGCGCCGGCTGCTGGTATGTGCCGCTTGAGACAAAGTTTCCACTGCCAAAAACGGCCTCTCTGATGAAAGCGGCACGCCTGAAATACCTCTTTACCTCCGAGGCGCTTTCGCAAAAACTGGCGTCTTTATCAGAAGACACGCTTCCTGATACTGTTTTTCTGGTCGATGAAGGGTGGGCCGACATTCCCCAAATGCCAGTTCCTGCCTTCGTTGATGCAGTATCTCCTGACACGCTTGCCGCTGTTGTATTTACCTCAGGAACCTCCGGCGTGCCCAAAGGCGTGATGGTAACGATAGGCAATATTTTAAATTATTGCGACTGGTTTCTTAATTCTACGGCGTTTGATGAAGATGGCATCATCGATTTTTCCTCATCCATTGCCTTTGACCTTTCCGTACCCTGCTCCATCGCACCGCTGCTGGCAGGTGGTACCATCGCGCTTTGTGATGAATCGGTTAAAGCAAACCCACGCCGCTATCTGCAGCATCTGCATGCGCATCAGGTGACACACGTGGAAGCGACTCCTGGTTATCTTGAGTTGATGCTCGAATATCCTGAAGACATCAAAAAGCTTGACTCGCTTCGCTGCCTGCTGCTCGGCGCTGACATCGTGCGTGCCAATGATGTGCGAAAATGGCTCGCTCTATGTCCTGAGCACCAGGTTTTCAACGAGTATGGTCCAACAGAAGCCACGGTTTCAGTAACGGCATACCGGGTGGAGGCGGCAAGCCTTGCTGTCGATGCGCAGGTGCCGATTGGCAGGCCAGGACACAACAGCATCTGTCTCGTGCTGGACCGCCATCAGAACCTGTGCCCGGTGGGCATGAAAGGAGAGCTTTGCATTGGCGGGGCGCAGGTTACGCGCGGATATCTGTTTCGCGAAGACCTGACACGCGCACGTTTTCTTGAGCCCTCGCGCTTTCCGGGAGCAGGGCGGGTCTATCGAACCGGCGATGTCGCCAGCTGGCTTCCCTGTGGCAGTCTACAGTTTGCAGGGCGGGAAGACCACCAGATTAAGCTGCACGGATTTCGCATTGAACTGTCGGAAGTCGAAACCGCACTTTTGAGCATGCCTCACATTCGTCAGGCGGTGGCCTGGGTAGAAGAGGCAACAGGTGAGCGACACCTTGCTGCCTGTCTGGTGACAGATGGCAAGGTGCTGACCACTGACGCAGTACGCGCCTTTCTTTCAGCGCATCTGCCACTGTACATGGTGCCCTCAGAAATCTTTTTTGTGGATGCCATTCCACTGCAGGAAAATGAAAAAATTGATTTACGCACCATCCGCCAGATAGGTGAGCGCCGCCGAGCAGTGGTGCCATCGCTCCCGGGTAAAAAGACGTTGCAGGATGAGCTCTGGGCTATCTGGCAGTCGCTCTTTAATGGAGCCGTGTTGTCCCGCGATATGGATTTTTTTGCGCTCGGCGGGGATTCGTTGTCAGCCGTGCGACTGATTGCCGAGGTCAGGACACGTTTTGGTATCGCACCGGGTTTAACCTCGCTCTTTGAGCATTCCACCTTTGAACGATTTGCGCGTCATGTATATGCATTGTGTGCCGAGGCCAAAAAAGGCAGGGCCTCTCTCTGCCATGAGGGTTCACCCCTCGTGAATCTCTCCCCGCGCACTGGGGCATTGCCGCTGTTTCTGGTGCATCCTGCAGGCGGAACCGTGTTTGTCTACAAACCACTGGCGATGCGGCTTGCCGGATGTTGCGGTGTAATAGGGATACAGGACCAAAGCCATCACGGCAAGGATCTTGTCTTTTTATCCATGGAAGACATGGCATCTTACTACGTTGAGGCACTCTGCAAGGTGCACACGGGGCGGGAAGTACTGCTTGGCGGCGCGTCTTTTGGCGCAACGGTCGCTTTTGAAATGGCGCGACAGCTCGAGGCCCTGGGGCGAAAGGTGATGTTTCTGGGACTTTTTGACGGCTGGGTGCGTTATCCCGATGCCATCATGACGGCGTCTACCCATGAGCTTCTTGAAGTGCGCGCCAACCGTCATATCGAAATGGCCGACAGCGAGCGTACGCAGCTTCTGGCACGTGAGGCGAGACGGCGACAGCTGCTGCTTGATTATGCGCCTGAGCCGGCAGCATTTGGTGCCACGCTTTTCAAGGCCGAGAGCATCTGGCCTGAGTTTTTGCCGGTTGACAGTGCCGACAATGGCTGGGGGGCGCTTTTTGGCGAAAGGCTGACGCTGCAGCGGGTTGCGGGCGATCACCTGACCATGCTGGAATTGCCCCACGTTGCCTCGCTGGCTGATAAAATACGCAACCAGCTTGCGCATCTAACAGAGTGCTCGCTGTGA
- the pdxH gene encoding pyridoxamine 5'-phosphate oxidase: MGNWKSLGDIRREYGLLSLDEQEAGKNPIALFKRWFEDALAVERNDPTAMVLSTVDAKGYPDSRVVLLKGVEEDAFVFFTNYQSTKAMQIQDNPYVALNFYWAEKARQIRVRGRVKRTTAARSDAYFASRPQKSQLGALASPQSREIVDRAVLEHALNDLIAQYGQEPVVRPSHWGGYMVLPDEMEFWQGRDNRLHDRLFYFRERGEWNVRRLAP, translated from the coding sequence ATGGGGAATTGGAAAAGTCTTGGTGATATTCGGCGCGAATATGGCCTTTTAAGCCTTGATGAACAAGAGGCTGGCAAGAATCCCATCGCGCTTTTTAAGCGCTGGTTTGAAGATGCCCTCGCCGTTGAGCGTAATGATCCCACCGCCATGGTGCTCTCCACGGTCGATGCAAAAGGCTACCCGGACTCCCGTGTGGTTCTGCTGAAAGGGGTCGAAGAAGACGCATTTGTCTTTTTTACCAATTACCAGAGCACAAAGGCCATGCAGATTCAGGATAATCCGTATGTCGCTCTCAATTTTTACTGGGCTGAAAAAGCGCGTCAGATTCGTGTGCGCGGGCGCGTAAAACGCACAACCGCCGCGCGTTCTGACGCCTACTTTGCCTCGCGTCCGCAAAAGAGTCAGCTCGGAGCGCTTGCCTCGCCGCAAAGCCGCGAAATTGTTGACAGAGCGGTATTGGAACATGCCCTGAACGACCTGATAGCACAGTATGGTCAGGAGCCGGTGGTACGCCCAAGTCACTGGGGGGGTTATATGGTATTGCCGGATGAGATGGAGTTCTGGCAGGGACGTGATAACCGCCTGCACGACCGGTTATTTTATTTTCGTGAGCGCGGAGAGTGGAACGTACGCCGACTGGCTCCGTGA
- a CDS encoding SseB family protein, with protein MSSLERAILDALDANGESVAANRAYLEFTKANFIIPIRRESAPDAPEVLFLTENNEHFLPVFTSMEYLDAWAIEIAAEISILRLSGVDLLKGIGDQVHVCLDPSTPHGKVFSPAEIARMKGIVLKFFQA; from the coding sequence ATGTCCTCTCTGGAACGCGCTATTCTCGATGCCCTTGACGCCAACGGTGAATCCGTTGCCGCAAACCGCGCCTACCTTGAATTCACCAAAGCGAACTTTATCATCCCCATTCGCCGTGAAAGCGCACCGGATGCCCCAGAAGTCCTTTTTCTCACGGAAAACAACGAACACTTTCTGCCGGTATTTACCTCCATGGAGTATCTGGACGCATGGGCGATAGAAATTGCAGCAGAGATTTCTATCCTGCGCCTGAGTGGTGTGGATTTGTTAAAAGGGATTGGGGACCAGGTGCATGTGTGCCTGGACCCCAGTACCCCGCATGGGAAGGTGTTCAGCCCCGCGGAAATCGCGCGCATGAAAGGCATAGTACTGAAATTTTTTCAAGCTTAG
- the fdxA gene encoding ferredoxin FdxA, translating to MTFVVTENCIRCKYMDCVEVCPVDCFYEGPNFLVIHPDECIDCALCEPECPVEAIKSQDDLSDSEQVFLTLNAELSATWPNITAKKESPADAKSWEGVAGKLEHLQKTWDE from the coding sequence ATGACTTTTGTCGTCACCGAAAACTGCATTCGCTGCAAGTACATGGATTGTGTCGAGGTCTGTCCGGTAGACTGTTTCTATGAAGGGCCGAATTTTCTGGTCATTCATCCGGATGAGTGCATTGACTGCGCCCTGTGCGAGCCGGAGTGTCCGGTGGAGGCCATTAAATCGCAGGATGACCTCAGTGATTCGGAACAGGTTTTTCTGACGCTGAACGCCGAACTTTCAGCCACCTGGCCGAACATCACCGCAAAAAAAGAATCTCCCGCAGACGCAAAATCCTGGGAAGGCGTTGCCGGCAAGCTTGAACACCTGCAAAAGACGTGGGACGAGTAA
- a CDS encoding ATP-dependent DNA helicase: MGRVTPSLETLTEDCERLFAENGRLSTAIPGFVARPGQKALALAVAESIEKQDTLVAEAGTGTGKTFAYLVPALLSGQKTVISTATKTLQDQLFSKDLPLLLRALGMSSSVQNLKGRANYLCLYRIALHKSSGRFGSRNVASEVAFVSEQVARLVVGERGELPEIAEDSPVWPWVTSTTENCLGSECPHFNDCFLVKARRRALKADVVVINHHLFFADAELRAGGFGELLPGASAIIFDEAHQLPEVASHFQGERLGTRQVRGLFDDILREWPVLDAPNHPLQALKTELLDTVDALQDALRQGEEKIDFQEALKRNGVSESLQLLKDILERMHACMSEAGGEDAPGFLRTRERLEALQATLSRFLAPDNDAIRWVERLRESVVLHATAACGARGIQETFSRFHAAFVFTSATLAVSGNFENFLHKMGMQQVKTGVYPSPFDYQSQAMLYLPRALPDPKHRTFGERLVERTLPLVEALSGRSFYLFTSHRALSEAAAILRTRLKLPLLVQGEESKPILLERFRAYGNAVLLGTATFWEGVDVRGEALSCVIIDKLPFASPACPVMRGKMARVRAQNLSPFDTLALPEAIIALKQGVGRLIRDVTDRGVLVIADPRLAARDYGRLIFDSLPDMPKTRDAARVLRFINEVVLSQNETACD; this comes from the coding sequence GTGGGACGAGTAACGCCCTCGCTCGAGACGCTTACCGAAGATTGTGAGCGCCTCTTTGCGGAAAACGGCAGGCTCTCAACAGCCATTCCCGGTTTCGTAGCGCGCCCCGGCCAGAAAGCACTGGCGCTCGCGGTGGCAGAGTCCATCGAGAAGCAGGATACCCTTGTTGCTGAAGCCGGAACTGGCACCGGCAAGACCTTTGCCTATCTGGTTCCGGCTTTGCTGAGCGGTCAAAAGACCGTTATTTCCACCGCTACCAAAACCCTGCAGGACCAGCTCTTTTCCAAAGATTTGCCCCTGCTGCTGCGGGCGCTCGGGATGAGTTCCAGCGTGCAAAATCTAAAGGGGCGTGCCAATTATCTTTGTCTGTATCGCATTGCACTTCACAAAAGTTCCGGGCGTTTTGGCAGCCGTAATGTCGCTTCTGAAGTTGCTTTTGTGAGCGAACAGGTGGCGCGCCTTGTGGTGGGAGAGCGTGGTGAGTTACCTGAAATCGCTGAGGATTCACCGGTCTGGCCCTGGGTCACCTCTACCACAGAAAACTGCCTTGGCAGCGAATGTCCGCATTTTAATGACTGTTTTCTTGTGAAGGCGCGTCGGCGTGCGTTGAAAGCAGATGTGGTGGTCATCAATCATCACCTCTTTTTTGCCGATGCCGAACTGCGCGCGGGTGGTTTTGGCGAACTTTTGCCAGGCGCTTCGGCCATTATTTTTGATGAGGCGCACCAGCTTCCGGAGGTGGCGAGCCACTTTCAGGGAGAGCGTCTTGGTACGCGTCAGGTGCGAGGGCTTTTTGACGATATTCTCCGGGAATGGCCGGTGCTGGATGCGCCCAATCATCCGCTGCAGGCGCTTAAAACAGAACTTCTAGACACCGTGGATGCCCTGCAGGATGCGCTCCGACAGGGTGAGGAAAAAATCGATTTTCAAGAGGCCTTAAAAAGAAATGGGGTGTCAGAAAGTCTTCAGCTCTTAAAGGACATACTCGAGCGCATGCACGCCTGTATGTCTGAGGCAGGTGGCGAGGATGCTCCGGGTTTTTTGCGCACGCGCGAGCGTCTTGAGGCCTTGCAGGCCACACTTTCGCGCTTTCTCGCACCTGATAATGACGCGATTCGCTGGGTGGAGCGTCTGCGGGAGTCGGTGGTGCTGCATGCGACTGCCGCCTGTGGTGCAAGGGGCATTCAGGAGACGTTCTCGCGTTTTCATGCGGCCTTTGTCTTTACCTCGGCAACCCTTGCCGTTTCCGGCAATTTTGAGAATTTTCTTCATAAGATGGGAATGCAGCAGGTAAAAACCGGTGTGTATCCGAGTCCTTTTGATTATCAGTCACAGGCGATGCTCTATTTGCCGCGTGCGCTGCCAGACCCAAAGCACCGTACCTTTGGCGAGCGGCTTGTGGAGCGAACGCTGCCGCTCGTTGAAGCGCTTTCCGGGCGCAGTTTTTATCTTTTCACGAGCCACCGCGCTCTGTCAGAAGCGGCAGCCATCCTGCGAACCCGCCTGAAACTGCCGCTTCTGGTGCAGGGGGAAGAGTCTAAGCCCATTTTACTTGAACGTTTTCGTGCGTATGGCAATGCGGTACTTTTAGGAACCGCAACCTTCTGGGAAGGCGTTGATGTGCGCGGAGAGGCGCTTTCCTGTGTTATCATCGACAAATTGCCGTTTGCAAGTCCCGCGTGTCCCGTGATGCGCGGAAAAATGGCGCGCGTTCGGGCGCAGAATCTGTCACCGTTTGATACACTGGCGTTGCCGGAGGCCATCATTGCCCTCAAACAAGGGGTGGGGCGCCTGATTCGTGATGTAACGGACAGAGGCGTGCTCGTCATTGCCGACCCCCGTCTTGCCGCCCGCGACTACGGTCGGCTTATTTTTGACAGCCTTCCCGACATGCCCAAAACCCGGGATGCGGCAAGGGTGTTGCGTTTTATTAACGAAGTGGTGTTGTCACAGAATGAAACTGCTTGCGATTGA
- the tsaB gene encoding tRNA (adenosine(37)-N6)-threonylcarbamoyltransferase complex dimerization subunit type 1 TsaB encodes MKLLAIETSTSCASVALTCGGACYVDTREGVAEHARFLLPMVERLLQEADMRLETLDGIVFGQGPGSFTGIRIACAVAKGLAFAADVPLYPVSTLRAMAGCVDTPTLVLLDARMNQLYWAVAGLPQQAFREQVSNAENINVAGEMPLEVVGFGFEPYRDALAPALRARILSECSRRPDAELLIARVREGEVMPVSAAEALPVYIRDNVTHGAKNG; translated from the coding sequence ATGAAACTGCTTGCGATTGAAACCTCGACGTCCTGCGCCTCAGTAGCGCTCACCTGCGGGGGCGCGTGTTATGTTGATACCCGAGAGGGGGTCGCTGAGCATGCCCGCTTTCTGCTGCCGATGGTGGAGCGCCTGCTGCAGGAGGCGGACATGCGTCTTGAGACGCTTGATGGGATTGTATTTGGTCAAGGCCCTGGCAGTTTTACCGGGATTCGCATTGCCTGCGCAGTCGCAAAGGGGCTCGCATTTGCCGCAGATGTTCCGCTTTATCCGGTGAGTACGCTCCGTGCCATGGCAGGTTGTGTGGACACTCCAACACTGGTGCTGCTTGATGCGCGCATGAATCAGCTTTACTGGGCGGTTGCGGGTTTGCCGCAGCAGGCCTTCAGGGAGCAGGTTTCCAATGCAGAAAACATTAACGTCGCGGGAGAGATGCCACTTGAAGTCGTGGGGTTTGGGTTTGAGCCCTACCGTGACGCGCTCGCGCCCGCGTTGCGAGCACGTATTCTGTCCGAGTGCTCAAGGCGGCCCGATGCTGAATTATTGATTGCGCGTGTTCGAGAGGGAGAGGTTATGCCTGTCAGTGCGGCTGAAGCCCTGCCCGTTTATATTCGTGACAACGTGACTCATGGAGCAAAAAATGGATAA
- a CDS encoding Trm112 family protein, translating to MDKRLLELLVCPLCKGRLLLKKDELICRFDRLAYPVRDGIPVMLENEARVISLEEKDALA from the coding sequence ATGGATAAACGTTTACTGGAATTACTGGTCTGCCCTTTATGTAAAGGGCGTCTTTTGCTGAAGAAGGATGAGCTGATTTGCCGCTTCGACCGCCTTGCCTATCCGGTGCGTGATGGCATTCCGGTGATGCTTGAAAATGAAGCGCGGGTGATTTCGCTCGAGGAAAAAGACGCGCTTGCGTGA